TTCTCCTCGATCAGCAGGCGCAGCGCCCGCTCGGCATCGAAATCCGCCTCGATGAAGTCGGTCATACCAAGGTTCAGAAACTCGACCAGTTGGACCGTGCCCGCGCTGGTATAGAGCGGCGCGACGTTGATCGCCGTCGCGCCCATCTGATGCTCGGGATAGTTGATCACCGCCTCCAGCGCATAGCCAAGCATGGTGCGATGGGTCAGCATCACCCCCTTGGGCCGTGCGGTCGAGCCGCTGGTATAGCCGATGACGGTCACGGCATCAGGATCATGATCGCCCACAAAATCGACCGGCTCGCCCTGCCGCAGCGCGGCGACGTCTTCAATCGGCAGCAGCGTATAGCCCCGCCCCGCCAGCATCCCCGCCTTGTCGCCCCCGACATAGATCATCGTCGGCGTGCAGTCGGCGGCGACCGATATCGCCTCCTCCTGAGTATAGCGATAGTTGAGCGGCACCAGCGTTCCGCCCGCGCGGATAACGCCGAGCGCGGCGGCGCACCAGAGCATCGAATTCGGCGCGAAGATCGGCACCCGATCGCCGGCTTTCAGCCCCCGCGCCCGCAAATCCATGGCTATCCGCGCGGTCCACTGCTCGAACTCGCCATAGGTGGTGACATCTGCCCCGACCACGATCGCGCGGTTACCGGGAATCTTGTCCGCCCACCAACGCAAGCTCTGATCGATTGTCGACGTCATCGCTCTTTCCCCGGTCAATAGCCTTTGATCGTGGCGTAGCGTTCGCCAAGGAAAGCATTGCCGCCCAGCAGTGCCTCGCTCACCCGCGCCCATTTGATATAATTGCCCGCGACATGCTCTGAGGTCATGCCGATGCCGCCATGGAGCTGCACCATCTCGCTACTGGCGAGATGGATCGCCTCCCCCGCCATATATTTGGCGAGGATCGCCAACTCCTCCAGATCGGGCCGATCTTCATCCGCAGCGGCCAGCGCCGCCTGCACGCTAGACCGCGCCAGTTCCAGATCGACCAGCATCTGCGCAGCGCGATGCTGCAAGGCCTGAAAAGAGCCGATCTTGCGGCCGAACTGCTCGCGGGTCTTGAGATAGTCCACTGTGATTTCGATCGCGCGCTCACAGGCGCCGACCATTTCTGCGGCAAGGCCGATCCGGGCCAGATCAACCGCACGCGCCACTGTATCGCCGCCGCCCGCCAGCAGAGCATCATCGGTCACGGCGACATTGTCGAGGATCACATGAGCGAAGGCACGGCCGTCGACGCTGTCAATCGCCTCATGACGAACCGCCTGCGCATCGACCAGGAACAGCATCGGCGTGTCACCCTGCGCCGCGACCAGCAGCACAGCGGCGCTGGCCGCGCCCTGCACCCAGCTTTTGCGGCCGTTCAGCACCCAGCCCCCCGTCGTCCGCGTCGCCGTCGTCGACAGAGCGCCGCCATGGTGCGCGCCCTCCCCAATCGCCAGAGCAGCCTGCGTCTCACCGCTGAGCAGGCCCGGTAGCGTCTCGTAGCGCGCCACATCGGACCCGAAACGCGCCACCAGCGACGCAGCAATGCCGCTCGCGAGCAAGGGAATATCCGCAATCTCGCGCCCGATCTCGCCCAGCAGTGCGCCAAGGCCGACAAAGCCGAAACCCGCGCCGCCCGTTTCCTCCGGCACGGCCGCCCCGGCCCAGCCCATTTCGGCGACGCCGCGCCACTGACTGGCCCCAAGCGCCGGATCTCGCCCCAATCCGGCGCGCGCAGGCGCATTGTCGCTCACCCACTCCCGAGCGGTGTCGGCAAGCATCTGAAGGTCTTCAGCAGAAACGGTCATGAATGGAACCTCGGATCAGTCGGGCAGGCCAAGCACGCGCTTGGAAATCACGTTGAGATTGATCTCCGACGTCCCGCCTTCGATCGAATTTCCCTTGGACCGCAGCCATTTGCGTGTTTCATTGAGATCACCGGCATCGAAATTGTCGCCGGACCAGCCCAGGCCATCCAGCCCCAGCAGTTCGACGGCCAGTTCCCCCCGCGCCTGATGGGCCTTGGCCGACGCATATTTGACGACCGAGGTGAGCACCCCAACATCGCCGCTATCGGCAGCGATCTGCGTCCGGCGCGTGGTGACATCCACGGCCCGCTCATACAAATTATGCCGCGCGATCCGCGCCCGCAGCGCGCCGTCAGCGATCCGCCCGTCGACCTCGCCAACCGCACGCTTCGCCAGATCCTCGATCCGCACGCTGCGGTCGCCGCCAAAGCCCACCGCCGACACATTCTGCCGCTCATATTGCAGCAGCTTCTTGGCGATGGTCCAGCCGCCATTGAGCGGACCGACCATATTCTCCTTGGGCACCTTCACATCGTCGAAGAAGGTCTCGCAGAAAGGTGAAGAGCCGGAGATCAGCTCAATCGGCCGCACCGAAACGCCCGGCGTCTGGAGGTCGATCAACAGAAAGGAAATGCCCAGATGCTTGGGCGCGTCCATATCGGTACGCACCAGAGCGAAAATCCAGTCGGCCTTGTCGGCATAGCTGGTCCAGATTTTCTGCCCATTGACCAGCCAATGGTCGCCCTTGTCCTCCGCCCTTGTGCGCAGCGAGGCCAGATCGGACCCGGCGCCCGGCTCCGAATAGCCCTGACACCAGCGGGTTTCGGCCCGCACTATGGAAGGAAGGAAGCGCGCCTTCTGCTCGTCTGTGCCATATTCCAGCAGCACCGGCCCCAGCATCCACAGCCCGAAGGAAAAAAGCGCCGGCCGCGCGCCCGCGCGCTGCAATTCCTCCTGCAAGATCATCGCCTGCGCCGCGTCCAGCCCCGCGCCGCCATAAGCCGATGGCCAGGTTGGCGCGGTCCAGCCCTGTGCGATCATCGCATCCAGCCACGCCTTCGTATCGGGATTGGGATAGGTCGGTTTGCGCCCGCCCCAGGGGATTTCCTCCTCGGGCATGGCGATGCGGATCGATGCCGGCAGGTTCGCGGCAATCCAGTCCCGCGCGAGCTGACGAAAATCACTCAAACTCTATTCCTCCCCTGACCCGAAAGGCCGAGATTTATGCATCGCGCCAGCCGCCAATGAACAAGGCAGCCTTGGCGATATGTTTTTCCACTGCGCTGATGCTGATCGCTTCCAGTTCAGCAATCTCGCGATATTTGTAACCGTCGAGCCGATGCATCAGGAATATCCGACGCGTCCGCTCCGGCAGGCTGTCGAGCGCCGCCGTGACCGCTTCCAGCCGCCGCCGCGCGTCCAATGCCTCATCGGGCAGGGGATCGTCGCTGCGCAGCATCTCATGCAGGTCGACGGATAGGGGCTCAGCGCGGCGCGTGCGCTCTCGCCGGTCCTGGTCGATCGCGACATTGCCCGCGACCCGCATCAGAAAATTGTCGGGATTGGCAACTGGTTCCTGATAGCTGAGCATCCGCACGAAGGCCGTCTGCAGCAGATCTTCCGCCATGGCGGGACGGCGCGTCCAGCGCCCTACCCGTCGCGAAAGGCGTTGCCATGCCGATTGGTCTTGTGGCGCGTAGGTCATAGTTGATTCTCGCCTCTCCAGAGATTTAAGTAATCAACTACATATTATACTGCAAGCATAAGTTTTGGCCTCAATAGCCTTCGTCCGCTCCGGCAAAAAAGGGCACCCGTGCCACCCAAAGAAAGAGCGGGACCGCCAACAGCGCCAATCCCGTCCAGATATTGAAAGCCATGCCGTAGCCGCCAAGCTTTTCCTGCGAGAGACTGAAAAGCACAGGCCCGATCCCGGTCCCGATATAGAGCATGACGATGCCCAATATGCCAAAGATGCTGCCATAATAGCGCCGGCCGAAAATCCGCACCGTGCAATAGGCGAGGCAATCCGCCTCCGCCCCGACCGCGAAACCGAATATCGGCAAGGCAATCAGCAGCGCCACCCCGCCACCGCCATAAGCAAGCAGGACGAAGGACAGAGCCTCAGCGGCGAGCACGATCGACATCAGCACAGAGGCATGGATATGAACGCGATCGATGATTATCCCGGTCAGAAAGCGCCCCGTCACTGTCGCAAAGCCGAACAATCCCACCGCTGAAGCTGCTTCCGCGCGGCTGATCCCCTCCGTCGCAAGGAAAGGCATCAGATTGACCGACACGCCACCAACGCAAATGCCGTAGAGCAACGCGCCAAGCGACATGATCCAGAAAACGGGCATGCGAAGGGCCGTGCCAAGCGTGAATCCCTCTCCCTTGGGCGCGCGATTTGCGATCATCTGGTCGCTATGCCCTTCGCGCAGCCACAGGCCCAGCAGGGGCAGGATGATGAGCGGAAAGGCGGCCTCCACAAACAGCGCCGTGCGCCAGTCATAGGCGTCGATGATCCCTTGCATCAACCGTGGCCCGATGATCGCACTTGCTCCGATGCCGGTCGACATGATGCCAAGCGCAGTTCCCAGCCCCCTCGAGAACAGGCTGCTCACGATTCGGCCATAGGTGATAGCGCTGGTGCCCGAAACAATCGCGCCAATGGCAAAGCCGCTCAGATAATATTGCGCGAGCGTCTCCACGGCAAAGCCCGTCGCCGCTAATATCCCCGCCAGCACGAAGAGCGAAACCAGCGCCACGCCCTTCGCCCCGACCCGATCGGCGAGATAGCCTGCGATCGGCGCCGAGCAGATCGCGCCAAGGCTCCAGCACAGCATCCAGCCGGTGATCTGCGTCACGGACCAGCCGAACTCCTGAGTCAAAGGCTGGATGAAGGCGCCCAGCGAATAGGCCGGCACGCTGCCGAAGCAGATACCGAGGACCACCGCGACCATCGGCTTCCACGACCGGCGGAATTCCTCCCCGATGGTCATGCCACCCGGCGTCAGCGCCTGCATGTCCATCTTCATTGTCCGCCCTTGCCCGCAAAGCGATTGACGAGACCGCCGATCAGATAATTGCGCACCTGCGGTTGGTTGAGCGCCTTGAAATCCCAGCCGCCCGCGCGGAACACCGACCGGCTCACTTCCGGGTCGGTCATCAGACCGATCTCGCCCCCCGCGACGCGAAAGGTGAGGCCGTTGACGTTCGCCGCCGCGTCCGAACAGAGCCACAGCACGAAATTGGCGATATGATCGGGATTGAGGTCGGTTTCCGGCGCTTCGTTCGTGCTCGTCACCATGTCGCGGACGATGAACTGGTTCCAGGCGGTCGGAAAGCCATGGACCAGTTCCGCCTCATTCGCCATTTCCGACGCCTTGGGATCGGCTCGCATGCGCGACACCGCGCCGGGGCGGATGGCGTTGCAACGGATGCCATGTGGCCCGAGATCGCGGGCGACGGAACGGGTGAAACCGACTGTCCCTTCCTTGACCGCCGCATAGATGGAATTGCCGTAAAAACCGAGGCCTCCGGTCGAGGCCGTGTTCAGGATCACACCGTATCGCTGCGCCATCATCGGCTTCGAGACGGCACGGGTCATGTTGAACGTGCCCTTCAGATGCACCGCGACAAGACTGTCGAAATCCTCGTCGGTCGCTTCATAGATGCGGGCGAAGCGTTGGTTGCCCGCATTATTGACCAATATGTCGACCTTGCCGAAGGCGTCGAGCGCGGTCTGGACGATGGCATTGGCGCCCTCGGTCGTCGCCACGCTTTCGACGCTGGCGACAGCCTCGCCGCCCGCGTCGCGGATTTCCCGCACTACCATGTCTGCCAGCGAGGCATCCGTCCCGACGCCATCGAGCGGCGATCCATTATCGTTCACCACCACCTTTGCCCCCGCGCGGGCAAAGGCCATGGCGTGCGAGCGCCCGATCGAAACCGGCTGTCCCGCGCCGGTGATGATCGCGACCTTGCCGGCCAGGGGTTTGTTCTCGTCGATCATGAATAGTCCTTTCACGCCAGCCCGAGGCCGCGCTTCAACGCGGCGAGGCGGCTTTTCTTAAAATTTTCGGCGATGGTGCTGGTCCCGACGTCGAAGCCATGGAAGGCACCGGGATAGACTTCCACCTGCGTCGAAACGCCAACTGCGATCAGACGCTTGGCATAGTCGAGATTCTGGAACACCAGCATGTCCAGCGCCGCCGCGCCGATATAAGTCGGCGGCAGTCCTGCAAGGTCCGTGGCCCGCGCGGGCGAGGCATAGGGTGAAACATCCGATCCACCCACAACATCCGCGCCCAACAGACTGGTCCAGCCGAAAGCGTTGCTTTCCCAGAACCAGCCGATCTTGCCCGTCACGCCATCCGGCGCCGCCTTCGCGCTGCGGTCATCGAGCATCGGGTAGATCAGCGACTGGAAGGCCAGCGACACCTCGCCTCTGTCCCGCACCATCAACGCCAGCGCCGCCGCCAACGCGCCGCCTGCGCTCACCCCCTCGACCGCGATGCGCCGGGGATCGATGCCGAGCGTTCCCGCCTCCCGAACCATCCAGAGCAACGCGGCATAGCAATCCTCGATCGCCCCCGGATAGCGCGTTTCAGGCGCCAGCCGATAGTCGACCGAGACGATGACGATGCCCAGTTCCGCGACGATCCGGCGGTTGAACGGTTCGCCATTGTCGGCCGTGCCGCCGACAAAACCGCCGCCATGAATGAACAGCATCGCCGGCGTCACGCCCGCGCGGACCTCCGGTTCGAAGATCACCACGCGGAGCGCGCCATCGGGACCGGGGATGAAACGCTCCGTCCGCTTCACGCCGTCATCGGTCGGGCGGACATAGGCGGCCCAGAGCGCGCGCATCGTCTCCCGGTCTTCGGCCAGCGTCTCGACGGCGAACGGCCGGGTCGGCATCCGCTCGACCAATGGCAACAGTTCGGGATCGACCTCAGACATGATGCTCTCTCCTATTGTACTTGCTGTTCGGTCAGGGCAGCCCACCGCAGACCGGGATATTGACGCCCGTGATCATCGACGCGCCCGGCGAAGCCAGGAAGACGACCGCCGCCGCGACTTCCTCAGGCCGGGTCAGCCGGTGCGTGAACTGGTCCTTGCTATAGACCTCATATTTCATCTCTTCGGTGAACCAGGCTTCGACCATCGGCGTGGAGGTGAGGCCCGGCGCCACGCTGTTGACCCGGATATTGTCGGCCGCATGCGCCTTGGCGGCAAAGCGGGTCAGTTGCACCACCCCCGCCTTCGCAGCCGAATAAGCGGGGGAGCCAGCGATCTGCGGACTGATCCCGGCGGTGGATGCCATATTGACGATACAGCCGCCACCCGCCTGCTGCATGACCGGAATCTCATATTTCATCGACAGCCAGGTGGATTTTAGGCTGGTCGCCAAAATCCAGTCCCATTTCTCCGAAGTCGTCGTGACAATGGTCGCCCCGACTTCACCCCGCCCGACATTATTGAATGCAATATTGAGGTCACCCAGTTCTGCGACGGTGCGCTCCACCATATGCGCGACCTGCGCCTCGTCGGTGGCGTCGGTCGCGATGAAGATCGCCCGCCCGCCCGCCGCCTCAATCTCCTTGACGACGGCTTCGCCATTTTCGGGGCTGAGATCGGCGATGGCGACGGCTGCTCCCGCCTGCGCCAACGCCAGCGCGGACGCCCGGCCGATGCCCGACGCCCCGCCCGTCACCAGCGCCACCTTGCCCGTCAGATCGGTCATGCTCCGCTCTCCTGTTAGTGCCTGAGTTCCTCGTCATGCGGCCCTTCGTCAGCACCCGAAGCCGCCTTGCGGGTGGTGCGGACGATATAATGGCGCAGCGCCTCCAGTTCTTGCGACGTCAGTTCGGGGAAAGCCGGCATGCCCTGCTCCCGCAACAGCCCCTCATGCAGCACTTGCGCAAAAGCCTCCGCTGACCCCGCTATGCCGGATTCGCGCAGGTCCGGCGCCATGCCCCCGGCCTGCAACGCCACGCCATGGCAACTGGTGCAACGCGACGCTCCGTAGAGCTTTTCCCCCTGCCCCGCCTTGGCCTCATCCAGCGCGAAGCCCGCATAGTCGACAAATTGCTTCTTCTGAGGCTCCGGCGCGGGCGGCAACACGGCCTTGCCGCCAATCGCGAAGGTCAGCACACGGCGGCGCTGCGTCCGATAGTCCCAGGGCGATCCGTCGACAATGCCGCGATAGCCCGCCAGCACCGTCACATATTGCTGCCCGCCGACCGTATAGGTGATCGGCTCGGAAGAAATGCCCGCCTGCGCGTCGAAGGACCAGAGCGTCTTGCCGCTGCGCG
This window of the Sphingobium sp. EM0848 genome carries:
- a CDS encoding MFS transporter, with the protein product MKMDMQALTPGGMTIGEEFRRSWKPMVAVVLGICFGSVPAYSLGAFIQPLTQEFGWSVTQITGWMLCWSLGAICSAPIAGYLADRVGAKGVALVSLFVLAGILAATGFAVETLAQYYLSGFAIGAIVSGTSAITYGRIVSSLFSRGLGTALGIMSTGIGASAIIGPRLMQGIIDAYDWRTALFVEAAFPLIILPLLGLWLREGHSDQMIANRAPKGEGFTLGTALRMPVFWIMSLGALLYGICVGGVSVNLMPFLATEGISRAEAASAVGLFGFATVTGRFLTGIIIDRVHIHASVLMSIVLAAEALSFVLLAYGGGGVALLIALPIFGFAVGAEADCLAYCTVRIFGRRYYGSIFGILGIVMLYIGTGIGPVLFSLSQEKLGGYGMAFNIWTGLALLAVPLFLWVARVPFFAGADEGY
- a CDS encoding SDR family NAD(P)-dependent oxidoreductase: MTDLTGKVALVTGGASGIGRASALALAQAGAAVAIADLSPENGEAVVKEIEAAGGRAIFIATDATDEAQVAHMVERTVAELGDLNIAFNNVGRGEVGATIVTTTSEKWDWILATSLKSTWLSMKYEIPVMQQAGGGCIVNMASTAGISPQIAGSPAYSAAKAGVVQLTRFAAKAHAADNIRVNSVAPGLTSTPMVEAWFTEEMKYEVYSKDQFTHRLTRPEEVAAAVVFLASPGASMITGVNIPVCGGLP
- a CDS encoding SDR family NAD(P)-dependent oxidoreductase; the protein is MIDENKPLAGKVAIITGAGQPVSIGRSHAMAFARAGAKVVVNDNGSPLDGVGTDASLADMVVREIRDAGGEAVASVESVATTEGANAIVQTALDAFGKVDILVNNAGNQRFARIYEATDEDFDSLVAVHLKGTFNMTRAVSKPMMAQRYGVILNTASTGGLGFYGNSIYAAVKEGTVGFTRSVARDLGPHGIRCNAIRPGAVSRMRADPKASEMANEAELVHGFPTAWNQFIVRDMVTSTNEAPETDLNPDHIANFVLWLCSDAAANVNGLTFRVAGGEIGLMTDPEVSRSVFRAGGWDFKALNQPQVRNYLIGGLVNRFAGKGGQ
- a CDS encoding acyl-CoA dehydrogenase family protein — protein: MSDFRQLARDWIAANLPASIRIAMPEEEIPWGGRKPTYPNPDTKAWLDAMIAQGWTAPTWPSAYGGAGLDAAQAMILQEELQRAGARPALFSFGLWMLGPVLLEYGTDEQKARFLPSIVRAETRWCQGYSEPGAGSDLASLRTRAEDKGDHWLVNGQKIWTSYADKADWIFALVRTDMDAPKHLGISFLLIDLQTPGVSVRPIELISGSSPFCETFFDDVKVPKENMVGPLNGGWTIAKKLLQYERQNVSAVGFGGDRSVRIEDLAKRAVGEVDGRIADGALRARIARHNLYERAVDVTTRRTQIAADSGDVGVLTSVVKYASAKAHQARGELAVELLGLDGLGWSGDNFDAGDLNETRKWLRSKGNSIEGGTSEINLNVISKRVLGLPD
- a CDS encoding acyl-CoA dehydrogenase family protein, yielding MTVSAEDLQMLADTAREWVSDNAPARAGLGRDPALGASQWRGVAEMGWAGAAVPEETGGAGFGFVGLGALLGEIGREIADIPLLASGIAASLVARFGSDVARYETLPGLLSGETQAALAIGEGAHHGGALSTTATRTTGGWVLNGRKSWVQGAASAAVLLVAAQGDTPMLFLVDAQAVRHEAIDSVDGRAFAHVILDNVAVTDDALLAGGGDTVARAVDLARIGLAAEMVGACERAIEITVDYLKTREQFGRKIGSFQALQHRAAQMLVDLELARSSVQAALAAADEDRPDLEELAILAKYMAGEAIHLASSEMVQLHGGIGMTSEHVAGNYIKWARVSEALLGGNAFLGERYATIKGY
- a CDS encoding RNA polymerase sigma factor, with protein sequence MTYAPQDQSAWQRLSRRVGRWTRRPAMAEDLLQTAFVRMLSYQEPVANPDNFLMRVAGNVAIDQDRRERTRRAEPLSVDLHEMLRSDDPLPDEALDARRRLEAVTAALDSLPERTRRIFLMHRLDGYKYREIAELEAISISAVEKHIAKAALFIGGWRDA
- a CDS encoding alpha/beta hydrolase, which encodes MSEVDPELLPLVERMPTRPFAVETLAEDRETMRALWAAYVRPTDDGVKRTERFIPGPDGALRVVIFEPEVRAGVTPAMLFIHGGGFVGGTADNGEPFNRRIVAELGIVIVSVDYRLAPETRYPGAIEDCYAALLWMVREAGTLGIDPRRIAVEGVSAGGALAAALALMVRDRGEVSLAFQSLIYPMLDDRSAKAAPDGVTGKIGWFWESNAFGWTSLLGADVVGGSDVSPYASPARATDLAGLPPTYIGAAALDMLVFQNLDYAKRLIAVGVSTQVEVYPGAFHGFDVGTSTIAENFKKSRLAALKRGLGLA